The genomic window ttttaatgtttattctttatttgcaGGTTGACAGTCCCTATCAAGGAGGAGTGTTTTTCTTAACTATACATTTTCCAACAGATTATCCTTTTAAACCACCAAAAGTTGCGTTCACAACACGTATCTACCATCCTAACATAAACAGTAATGGTTCTATTTGTCTTGACATTTTACGCTCACAATGGTCTCCAGCTTTAACTATATCTAAAGGTATATatgaaactgtatttttttaacttgcATAACACTTAACTATCACTGAtggtttgttttatataattacagtGTTGCTGTCAATCTGCTCACTGCTATGTGATCCAAATCCTGATGACCCTTTGGTGCCAGAAATTGCTAGGATCTACAAAACAGACAGAGAAAAGTACAATGAATTAGCTCGAGAGTGGACAAGGAAGTACGCCATGTGATGAGTCAATTGTGACTTCAGCTAAACATATACAAACACATCGCCACACTCCTGGCTCCACTTCCTCTTCATCTTTCCCTCTCCATTTGTAAATCTCTTTCTAAATTACTGGTACTTTGAAATCACAGACACACAGTAACAACTGATTTTTGATTGTCATTGATATTGATACTGAGATTGATTCTTAGTTATGATTTAAATGTTTCTGTTCATATATTGTaagtaacattttatataacaaGTTAATGCAAAGATTTCTGTTAAAAAATTGATGTGTCCGTAGATATCTTACACtcatttagttaaaattagttaaatttatattgaataCATGTAATTCCTCAAGAATTTGTACTTTAACTAGATCTAAATTGCATTGTGAAATTACCATAGGCCATATGTTAGGAATGGAGCTACATACATGCTTTTTGATTGTTCTCATGATTATGATTTGTCACTGAAAGTTGGAGCTCATTATTGTTAAGAACATTCTGGTTAATGtaagttatattataacataatgaGCTTGATGATGGAGTcgagaaaatgtaaatttttttcaacttaTTAAGTTAGTAAATGTAGAATGCTGCTGAACAGACTGATGTTAATGGAAGTGTTACGTTTTCTTTCATCCACAATATGTCAAGTTTTAGAAGCTCCAATAGTTAAACATACAgtataaattacagtgtatctCATAAGATGATAAGTTATGATTAATCTAGATTGTTTTTCAATATGgcattctttatattataattttatctaatatatattgtGGTTGTAAGGACACCTGCATTATGATTTCCGAATTATCCTTTCCGTTGAAGCTATTCCGAAtcccttattatttaatagcactGGCAAGTGAAAGCATTTATGGAAATAGTGGCATTGTGATGTGGTACTTTACAGCTGTAAGAGAAAGGTTTGTTCACTGATAACTCTGGGAGAGGCAAACTAATGCTTTTTACTGTAATCCAatcaataagatatttttagCTTCACTAAATTGtaagaaacaataaattattgtgtatgtaaataataatgtgCGCTTTATTTAGGCATACTCCTTTTTTATGCAGCTGTAATTTAATATGAATCAAtacttgtaaatttttaataatcccTTCTGAGAGGCTACTGATTTGCATACAATAAAGCCTTACCAAACATACAATAAAGTCTTAGTAAATGTTATACCATATCTATATTGTGTTCAAGTATTTTTACTTTCTGTGAGTCGTAAATTATTTCATAGTCATCAATCAGCAACATGCATGTTTGCTCTATAACTGACAAGCTaatcaaataatcttaattcctgaagaaccttttttttatttaccatattatgaACTATTGTAGGAGTGCTGGCTCTACACTGGTGTgcatgtaatatatattttttttttcaatgaaaatacgggacgagacgagcaggacgttcaggtgatgataattgatacgccctgcccattacaatgcagtgccactcaggattcttgaaaagccaaaaattctgagtggcacttcaattgccctcgtcaccttgagaaaagatgttaagtctcatttgcccagtaatttcactagcttcaggcgcccttcagaccgaatcacagtaatttttacacattactacttcacggtagaaataggcgccgttgtggtacccataatctagccggcatcctcccACTTGTTTACCTATTATTAAGTAGTTCTCAACGCTACACTTCTTATGGAACGAGAAAATGCGGTATCGCCTTATATACCGAGATTGGATGATCTAGTGATGTCTAACGGTACCTAAACAGTAATTTTTATGGTATTTTGCGGGAAAAGTTGATGTTAGTATACCTACcaatgtttttttgtttaattaaacattcaaaaaagCTGTTACCATCTGGGAGTTCGCTGTACGGGGTATTATTGGGTGAAATTCGGTGATTATCTATACAATAGGTAAAAAATAAGGTGGCCATACACCGCCTCCCCCTAGTGAAATGTTTACAGAACACGCAGCAACCGACATTGCCACTCTATTTTCATAGCTATCAATTTTCGTCTATATGCACTTGTTATCAATTTCACGTTGGCAGTTCTAGTCCAGTCGATATTGGTTATGTGCATGCTCTGATATCCCTAAGCTTTAGTGAAGAATCTCAGAAAATACATGGACGCCACTTTATTAAAGGAGCTGGGCCAGATTAGGTTCCTCTTCTCTTTGTCAAGCGATGTAGGTTTGTAATTTCCTTATCCCCTAACTATAACTACACTTAAAAAGCTGTATTTCTGAAGTATGGTAAAAGGTCTCATGTTGTACCTGTATTTAAAAAGGGATATGTTACCGAAGTAAAAAATTACCGTCATTTTTGTGTTTTGTCTTGTTTTTCCAAGCTCATTCCCATTATCTCCAAAAATATTGTCAGTTTGATCTTTGATGAGCAACATGATTTTGGTAAGGGCCGTTCAATTCTTCGGAATATAATGTCCTTCGTCACCGAAATATTTCAGAAATTGAACAAAGGGCGACAGATTGTTGGAATATATACTGACAATGTCAATTCGATAAAGTCAGTCACCctatattgattattattaggTACTAATATAGCTTAAATTAAAGGTTTATTCCAAAAgattaaaatcaattataaaacTCACACATAGGTCTCAAAgtaactatataataaaaaattcctgtaataaaacaaaagccACTTGGAATATAATAAACGGTACCTTTAACAATATCTCTAGAGAAGACATAGATGCCATTAGAATTGGATCAAAAATTGTCACTGATCCTCAAATGATAGCGCAGGCATTCAACGATTTCTTTATAGATGAAATTAACAATGATTGCAAAAAAAttggttataatgataaccccAAATACATCACTAGACACCATCAACCTaactcacttttttttaactcaACATGCTCCTATGACATTCTGGGTgcaataaagtaattaaaaaacacaaatagtAACGAATACGATGATCTGAATACaactgttttaaaatatgtCGCTACTATAATAGCCCCAGTATTAAGTTACATTATGAATCAGTGTATCGAATACGGTATATACCCAGATAAAATGAAACTTACgataataaaacctatttttaaaaaagaagacaAACTGGATATGCAATTTTACAGGCCTATCGCCTTGATTCCAACCTtatcaaaagtttttgaaaaaattatacacaaaaacatattgtattcttactttgaaacatttaatattttgactaaGGAGCAAGTAGGCTTTAGGAAAAATAAGTCTATCAATGAAGCAATTTATAACTTCTTGGAAACGGTAATGACTAGCTTAGAAAATAAAAACGAGTGACATGACCAGTGCTTTTGACTATGTCGACGATTTAATACTGATCAATAAATTAGAAACGTACGGCATAAGAAACAATgctcttaatttaattaaaccaTATTTATCTGGTAGACAACAATTAacagaaataactaaaataaatcttataactaaaactaaaatgaaatatttataagatcCCCGGAAAACAACATTTGGCGATCCCCAAGGCAGTATTCTAGGACCACtgctttttcttatttatataaatgacctaCCTCAAACTATTAAGGATCCAATGGTCCTatttgcagacgatagcactgccATATTTTTTGACTACAATCCATTATCATATGAAAATGACATAAACAATTCGTTTAACGAACTAATAGAgtggttaaattataataatctaaataaaacatgCATGACGAAATTTGCTTACAAAACACACAATATTatggattaaatataaattatgaaggtAATGGGATTAATGAAGAGAAGTCCACAAAATTCTTGGGCATTTATCTTGACCACAATCTTTCATGGAGAACACACATAGATGAtgtcattaaaaaactaaataggtTCTGATTTGCTCTACATATGCTGAAGAAAGTAGTTGATATGACTGCGGTGTTAGCGGCATATCATGCGTATGTAGACAGCACCCTGAGATATGGGATACTATTCTGGGGTAATTCTCCAGGGATTTATGAAGTATTCAAAGCTCAAAAGAAATGTGTCAGATCTGTCTGCTCACTGCAAGCAACCGATCATGTAAACctcact from Leptidea sinapis chromosome 7, ilLepSina1.1, whole genome shotgun sequence includes these protein-coding regions:
- the LOC126965533 gene encoding ubiquitin-conjugating enzyme E2-17 kDa; this translates as MALKRINRELQDLGRDPPAQCSAGPHGEDLFHWQATIMGPVDSPYQGGVFFLTIHFPTDYPFKPPKVAFTTRIYHPNINSNGSICLDILRSQWSPALTISKVLLSICSLLCDPNPDDPLVPEIARIYKTDREKYNELAREWTRKYAM